A DNA window from Natronogracilivirga saccharolytica contains the following coding sequences:
- the yidD gene encoding membrane protein insertion efficiency factor YidD — MKHLRCIFILLFFFSISADAQDLSDDFEDLKSAISSDHSDSRSSGSIDSGSQLVLAFYQNMISPHDNTSCPFHPNCSEFSRQAFRKENFATGYLLTFDRLLRCNGLPGMYGSYPLDENRRYFIDPAGNYTSSE; from the coding sequence TTGAAGCATTTACGCTGCATATTCATCCTGCTCTTCTTTTTCAGTATTTCTGCTGATGCCCAGGATCTTTCTGACGATTTTGAGGATTTGAAATCGGCAATTTCTTCGGATCACAGTGATTCCCGCAGTTCCGGCAGCATCGATTCTGGCTCGCAGCTGGTTCTGGCATTTTATCAGAACATGATCTCACCTCACGACAATACATCCTGCCCGTTTCACCCGAACTGTTCCGAGTTTTCCAGACAGGCATTCCGCAAGGAGAATTTCGCAACAGGCTATCTGTTAACATTCGACCGGCTTTTACGGTGCAACGGGCTTCCGGGCATGTATGGCTCCTACCCCCTGGATGAAAACCGGAGATACTTTATAGATCCGGCCGGCAACTATACCTCGTCCGAATAA